The sequence CGCATTGACCGACTCAGGATCGATGGCGATCTTATTTACGGCACTCTGGCAGTCCAGGGTGAAGGTATGCGGAAAGGGACAGTCAACAATGACATACCCATCCCGGTGATATGCTTCGAGCTGTGGCGACGACAGTTTCAAGGACGTTCCTTTCTCCGAAATGGTTACGTCATACTTCGATTTTCAGTCCCTGCTCCAGCGTCGCACGTGGTATTTCTCCCAGATTCCGACCATTCACCGTGATGCGGTATGCGTCTTCGACCAGATGGCCGAATTTCAGCGGTATCATCCGCCGCGCCGAGTATGGCAATGCGAAGTCTCCCAGCGCGTTGACCACGGACAGTTCAATGCCATTGTCGGACCATCCCGTCACTTCCGCGGTGACGCCGTCTATGGCAACGGCTTTTCTGGATGAACTGTCCACCCACACTCCTCCGAAATGCCGTTCCAGGTAAGCGGTCGCGGCGAGCCCGCCGCCGGGCCCCCAGTTGAAGCCCGTCCAGCCGCCGCCTTCTCCGGAATGCACCTCTGGATCGCCGTGCATGAGGCTTTCGGGCGACAACCCGATTCCCGGCGGTACCCGTACATGTTCCGCCATGGTGACGCGGTAGGCGTTGATGCCGTTGGCGTGGTTTTCCTCCATGTCCATGGCGGCGAAGGCGGCACGGGATGCGGCTACGGCCCGCTCAAGGTATTCGATCTTGCCCGTGGCCAGGTAGTAGTCCGCGTAGGTGGGCACCATGCGGGACTGCCGGCCGTCGTTCCATTCCCCGTCACAGTTCATCACGCCGAAACCGCCGCAGAGATAGGCTTTGCCGAATCGGTTCGGCGCCCACACCTGCTGGAACAGGGACAGCAGACCAAGGCAGTACTCGCCCTGCCGCAGCCACTGCCCGTCTTCCGTCAACCGGTACAGGGCAAGGTAGTGGTCGGCGGCCCATTGTATGGCCAGCGTGTTGACCGGCGGGATTCCGTTGAGCGGGTCGACCCAGTACAGTGGTCTCGGCGCGCAGGAATAGAAGAGTTCGAAATCCTGGAACTTCATTTGCGGCACGATTTCCCGGCTCATGAACGCTCCGGCCCTCACGGCGGCCCGTTCCATTTCGGGATCTCCGATGACCCGGGCGGTCTTCGCCAGCACCGCGCCGCCGATGGCCGTGGGGGCGTCTTCCCTGAGTTGAGGCGCGGGGTTGAGCTGACGGTCGAAATAGGTGGGAATGGCGCCGGACGGAAGCTGGGCGTCGATCAGGAACCGGCAGAAGTCGATCATCCAGTTCAGTATCTCGGAGCCGCGTTCGAGATCAGGGTACTGTTCATACCAGTAGAGCATCCACCAGGCCGTAACACCCATGGACTGGAGGTCGTATCCATCCATGGGGTGCGCGGGCCACGCGGTCCAGTACATGGCCCCTTCCCAGGATGCTGTATCTACATTGTATATACAGGGGAAAGCGCCGTCTCGCCTGGGTGAAGAAAGCCGCAGGTTGATCATGCCGTTCGCGATGGAAGTGAGATGGTCGTCCTCCCATTTCCTTCCGTAATGCATGAGGCCGAAACCCGCCTGAAAGTCATTCTCCCAGGCGTGGTAATTGACGCCCCTGCGCCAGGTATTATCGATACCGTAACCCTCTCTATTGCCGCAGGATACAGGCTTTGCCCATAGTTTTAATTCATGCTTGTAGGTGTACCGCCTGCCGTACTCCTCGAAGGGCATGACCTGGGGCCGTATGTCCTTCAGGTACTCCTTCCCGTACTTGTCCCACAGCAACTTCGTTACCTGGGCAACGATCGATTCAGGACCCTCGGCCGTGCCAATCAACAAATCGAAGGCATAACTGATCTCATTCTCGCTGATGGGTGCGGCTTCATCGCGGACCGTCAACACGTGGCCATCCGGTTTCCACCGGCATACTCCATAGGATATGCGGGGGAGTCCGTAGGTCTCGCCACTGCCGGGATGATGCCAGGCGCGCAGGTCGAGAGCGTGAGGCAGGTACGGCCGCTCCTGCATGCGGTCCAGGTCGGGCACGATGGCGGCGTAAACCCCATGAGCCAATACGATGACGCAGGGCGACCGGAAGAACCAGTCACCGGCCACGTGATCTACATGGTCGTGCAATCCGGGAATCCACGCGAAATCCAGGGGCAGGGCGTAACCCATCGCCCGGTCGTCGGGCATGAAGTAGTAGTGGTTCATGAGACGTGCGAGGAGCACGCCCGAAGGTGTGAGGCGATCGCGCACCTCGACGCGGAGCCGATTGTCTGCTTCAACGGATATCCGTTCTTCGATCCCGTGTTCGCCGGTCTCGCCGCGACGGATAAGCAACGTATTCGTGTTTCGGGTGGCGATTTCCGTGAAGACCGCTTTGGATTCGTCATTTGAAGGCACGACTTCCAGGTCTTCTATCGACAGCCCTTCGTCCTTCTCCCAGGGGCGGTGCTTGTTTACAGCCCGATGAGACAGCACGGTGCGCCAGCCGCGCTCCGGGTCACGGACGTCGAATCGAAGGATGTGGGCATCCCCGTGCCGCATGGGCACAATCCGCAGATGCTCGGTACAGATCATGGATGGCGCTCTCAGGGTATCTGGTCCTGCTTCGGCTCTGCTTCTGTCCGGCTTCGGAGGGTGTTACGGTAGGGCGCCAGCCATAAGCTGACGGCGCTCCTTTCCGAGAAAATACAGTGCGATCAGCGCCGATTCAATCAGATTGCCGGTCCCTGATACCGGCACGCTACTGTCGCGCGCCAATTTCGTTGACGCTGGTTCCACGAGTTTCTATACTCGAATCATGCCGCGAGGTCGATAATCAACAGGTTCATAATCTCGAAAATCACGCTTTGGAAGTTTTCTCAGCACGCATCATCCAGTACATCCCGGAGCAAACCATGGCCATCCCCTATGACGAATGCCTGCGGCGGTTGCGGGCGCAGGTATCCGAAGGCAAACCGATCATCGGCACGGGCGCGGGCACGGGGCTTTCCGCCAAGTGCGCGGAGGCCGGAGGCGCCGACATCATCATCATCTACAACTCCGGTCGCTATCGCATGGGCGGGCGCGGTTCCCTCTCCGGCATGATGCCCTACGGTGACGCCAACCAGGTGGTGGTGGAGATGGGCCAGGAGGTCCTGACCATCGTGGAGGACACGCCCGTGCTGGCGGGGGTCTGCGGCACGGATCCCTTCCGCATCATGAGCGTCTTCGTCCGACAACTCAAGGACCAGGGCTTCTCGGGCGTGCAGAATTTCCCCACGGTCGGCCTGATCGACGGTCTTTTCAGACAAAACCTGGAAGAGACGAACATGGGCTACGACCTGGAAGTCGAGATGATCGCCGAAGCGCACCAGGCCGGACTCCTCACCTGTCCCTACGTCTTCGACGAGGAGGAGGCGGTGAAGATGGCTGAAGCCGGCGCGGACGTACTCGTGCCCCACATGGGCCTGACCACCAGCGGCACGATCGGCGCGCAGACGGCCATGACGTTAGCGGAGGCAGCGACGAAGGTCCAAGCCATCCGCGACGCGGCCGTCGGCGTGAGGGAGGATATCCTCGTATTGTGCCACGGCGGGCCGATCGCCGAGCCCGATGACGCCGAATACGTGCTGAATAACACGAAGGGGGTTGTCGGCTTCTTCGGGGCGTCAAGCATCGAGAGGCTTCCCGCGGAACGGGCGCTGACGGAGCAGGTCCGTCACTTCAAGGGACTGGCCATTTAAACACTGATTCAGGTTAAAACAAGGTTCGACGCGCGGTTGAAAACACCGCAGTCAAGCACATACTCAGGAGGCAGCCATGCCAGAACCGGGCCTTCGATTCGTAGAGCCGGATGACGTGGAAACCATGATGTTCGACTGGGGCAATATCAAGTGGTTCAGCGAGCCCCGGGTGACCGAGACCGAACGCTTCAGCATGGGGCTGGTCGTGCTCGAGCCGGGCAAGGGCCACGAGCGGCACAACCACCCCGGCGTGGAGGAGATCCTCTACTACATCTCCGGTGAAGGCGAACAGATGGTGGAGGAAGACGGGCAGGAAATACGACGGAAGGTCGGACCCGGCATGATGTGCCACATACCCGCCGACATGTACCACGAAACGATCAACACGGGATGGGAACCCATGCGCATCATCGCCATCTACTGTCCGCCCGGTCCCGAAGCCTTTCTCCGCACCCTGCCTGGTTGCCGCATCGCACCGCCGGGCGAACTGCCCGTGCGGGATTGACCAATAACAAATGGATCCCATCCACATCATCGGAGTGCCCCTTGACCTCGGCGCGGGACGCCGCGGCGTCGACATGGGGCCGTCCGCCATGCGCATCGCCGGCGTGGGCGAAAGGGTCTCCGTGCTGGGGAGAACGGTAACGGACCGTGGCGACCTGTCCGCGCCTATCCGGGAACTGTGCAGTCCGGGCGATCCCACCAGGAAGTACGTCGAAGACATCGCGGAGGTTTGCCGCAACCTTTACGATACGGCCCTTGCCGTGCACCGCGACGGCGCGGTGCCCATCGTCCTGGGCGGCGATCACAGTCTCGCCGCCGGTTCGGTGGTGGCCACCGCCACACGCGCCCGGGACGACGGCGAGCGCATCGGCCTGCTGTGGGTGGACGCCCACGGGGACATGAATACACCCGGCATCAGTGCGAGCGGCAACGTCCACGGTATGGCGCTTTCCGCACTGCTGGGCGGTGAACCTGCCGAACTATTGGGTTTCGGTCCGGCCGGACCGGCCGTCGAAGCGGATCACACCGTACTC comes from Gemmatimonadota bacterium and encodes:
- a CDS encoding phosphoenolpyruvate hydrolase family protein, with amino-acid sequence MAIPYDECLRRLRAQVSEGKPIIGTGAGTGLSAKCAEAGGADIIIIYNSGRYRMGGRGSLSGMMPYGDANQVVVEMGQEVLTIVEDTPVLAGVCGTDPFRIMSVFVRQLKDQGFSGVQNFPTVGLIDGLFRQNLEETNMGYDLEVEMIAEAHQAGLLTCPYVFDEEEAVKMAEAGADVLVPHMGLTTSGTIGAQTAMTLAEAATKVQAIRDAAVGVREDILVLCHGGPIAEPDDAEYVLNNTKGVVGFFGASSIERLPAERALTEQVRHFKGLAI
- a CDS encoding cupin domain-containing protein → MPEPGLRFVEPDDVETMMFDWGNIKWFSEPRVTETERFSMGLVVLEPGKGHERHNHPGVEEILYYISGEGEQMVEEDGQEIRRKVGPGMMCHIPADMYHETINTGWEPMRIIAIYCPPGPEAFLRTLPGCRIAPPGELPVRD
- the rocF gene encoding arginase, yielding MDPIHIIGVPLDLGAGRRGVDMGPSAMRIAGVGERVSVLGRTVTDRGDLSAPIRELCSPGDPTRKYVEDIAEVCRNLYDTALAVHRDGAVPIVLGGDHSLAAGSVVATATRARDDGERIGLLWVDAHGDMNTPGISASGNVHGMALSALLGGEPAELLGFGPAGPAVEADHTVLVGVRNLDPAERNLVLESGIHVYTMKDVDQLGMARVAQKALELAGDGTAGVHVSFDLDVCDPGIAPGVGTPVKGGLSYREGHLLMETVADSGMLRALDLVELNPILDMGNATAELGVELLLSALGRGIL